From Gimesia panareensis, the proteins below share one genomic window:
- a CDS encoding FG-GAP repeat domain-containing protein, with the protein MFKGFGISGGKSFLVVLTLVLLGGKAAQLSADEKPRLADSYGFKPLELFKLSDRSSNMLSADMNGDGLNDLILIDNSNSRIDILQQRSGKEEPTSDEISDGVNFIPDDARFKHVKVPVDVSVSALTVGDFNGDGRNDLAYLALPERLIVRYQTENGGWSDRKRIRLADLQPTQWTIAAGDLNFDQRTDLIVLGKNHTYVILQNEKGEFASPRSILNTSPKLGLASIADLNGDGRNDFTYATRDGKDQVLCARLQKEDGHLGPEIRFELSSPRSVTLANIDGKAGSEVLTIDSQTGRLKVQQLENSQSKNGEISKRLTLYGFGEEGSGRNRGFDLGDINGDGLSDVVVSDPEAAQMLVYLQTKDRGLDLGQTYPGLLGVEQLRVEDVNGDGKGEVFVLSEREKIIGVSSLDKQRLSFPKVLPIKGEPLAFELADLDGNHSPELIYVAKVGDKRGYTFQLQALRLNKDGSWSEYQFPSAAPNLDSPKSLVKLDANGDGIYELMAFYGLSRSPKMITLTPKQTPQLITPSGGINLDEIKPESIFIGGPKRDWILTAQNNFARRLILNSDNQWQVVDQFNAPESKARVEGAVNIDLDGQPGDEIVLIDLGVQKLRILRKESNVYRPWKEVEIGEFPFLSAHVADLNGDNRPDLVLFGRGQFGILYSGQTPPTLKEVASYESKLPQAYFTDSVAGDLNGDGHADVVILDLRTHQVEILNFQDKPGLRHALNFKVFEEKTFSRSNRTGVDPREAVIADVTGDKRKDLILLCHDRVLLYPQDDGK; encoded by the coding sequence ATGTTTAAGGGCTTTGGAATCTCAGGTGGAAAATCGTTCCTGGTTGTATTGACTCTGGTTCTGTTGGGGGGAAAGGCGGCTCAGCTCTCTGCCGACGAAAAGCCCCGCCTGGCGGATTCTTACGGTTTTAAACCGCTGGAACTGTTCAAGCTGTCTGACCGCTCCTCAAACATGCTCTCTGCAGATATGAATGGGGACGGCCTGAATGATCTGATTCTGATCGACAACAGCAACAGTCGGATTGATATCCTGCAGCAGCGTTCCGGAAAGGAAGAACCGACGAGCGATGAAATCAGTGATGGCGTCAATTTCATCCCCGATGATGCCCGATTCAAACACGTCAAAGTTCCCGTCGATGTTTCAGTTTCCGCATTGACCGTGGGCGACTTTAATGGTGATGGCCGTAACGATCTGGCCTATCTGGCGCTGCCCGAACGACTTATCGTCCGCTATCAGACCGAAAATGGCGGCTGGTCAGATCGAAAGCGGATCCGTCTGGCTGATCTGCAGCCGACGCAATGGACGATCGCCGCCGGCGATCTGAATTTCGATCAGCGGACCGATCTGATCGTCCTGGGAAAAAATCATACCTATGTCATCCTGCAGAATGAAAAGGGCGAGTTCGCTTCACCGCGTTCGATCCTGAATACGTCTCCCAAGCTGGGGCTGGCCTCCATTGCCGACTTGAACGGCGATGGTCGCAATGACTTTACCTATGCCACCCGGGATGGGAAGGATCAGGTCCTCTGTGCCCGACTGCAGAAGGAGGATGGTCACCTGGGACCTGAGATTCGTTTTGAACTCTCCAGCCCCCGTTCGGTCACACTGGCCAATATTGATGGCAAAGCCGGTTCGGAAGTACTGACCATTGATTCGCAGACCGGTCGACTCAAGGTCCAGCAACTGGAAAACTCACAGTCGAAAAATGGGGAAATCTCCAAACGGCTGACACTGTATGGCTTTGGCGAAGAAGGTTCCGGACGCAATCGCGGGTTTGATCTGGGCGATATCAACGGCGATGGCCTGAGTGATGTCGTGGTGTCCGATCCGGAAGCGGCACAGATGCTCGTCTATCTACAGACCAAAGACCGCGGCCTGGATCTGGGACAGACCTACCCGGGACTGTTGGGCGTCGAACAACTGCGTGTGGAAGACGTCAACGGCGACGGCAAAGGGGAAGTCTTTGTCCTCAGCGAACGCGAAAAGATTATCGGCGTCAGTTCGCTGGACAAGCAGCGGCTCTCGTTTCCCAAAGTACTGCCGATCAAAGGCGAACCTCTGGCCTTCGAACTGGCAGACCTGGACGGCAATCATTCACCGGAACTGATCTACGTGGCGAAGGTCGGTGACAAACGTGGTTACACATTCCAGCTGCAGGCACTCCGCTTAAACAAGGATGGCAGCTGGAGCGAATATCAGTTCCCGAGTGCGGCTCCCAATCTGGACTCCCCCAAATCACTGGTCAAACTGGACGCCAATGGAGACGGGATTTATGAATTGATGGCCTTCTACGGCCTTTCCCGTTCTCCCAAAATGATTACATTAACGCCGAAGCAGACACCACAGTTGATCACCCCTTCCGGCGGTATCAATCTCGATGAAATCAAACCCGAATCCATCTTTATCGGCGGTCCCAAACGGGACTGGATTCTCACCGCACAGAATAATTTCGCCCGCAGACTGATTCTGAATTCCGATAATCAGTGGCAGGTCGTGGATCAGTTCAATGCGCCTGAGAGCAAGGCCCGCGTCGAAGGTGCCGTGAATATCGACCTCGACGGACAGCCCGGCGATGAAATCGTGCTCATCGATCTGGGAGTCCAGAAACTGCGGATCCTGCGGAAAGAGTCGAATGTGTATCGCCCCTGGAAAGAAGTCGAGATCGGCGAATTTCCCTTCCTCTCAGCGCACGTGGCTGACCTGAATGGTGACAATCGTCCCGATCTGGTTCTCTTCGGTCGCGGTCAGTTTGGTATTCTCTATTCCGGCCAGACGCCTCCCACTTTGAAAGAAGTCGCCTCGTATGAATCCAAACTGCCTCAGGCTTACTTTACGGACTCCGTTGCGGGAGATCTGAACGGAGACGGTCATGCGGATGTGGTGATTCTCGATCTGCGGACACATCAGGTCGAAATTCTGAACTTCCAGGACAAACCCGGATTACGGCACGCTCTGAATTTCAAGGTCTTTGAAGAGAAGACCTTCTCCCGCTCCAACCGGACCGGCGTCGATCCCCGGGAAGCCGTGATTGCGGATGTCACGGGCGACAAACGCAAGGATCTGATCCTGCTCTGCCACGATCGTGTGTTGCTCTATCCTCAGGATGATGGGAAGTAA
- the sppA gene encoding signal peptide peptidase SppA, translating to MSLTFPNKRWLPLLLVWGCCFCLVQNAVSAAEEESKPIRENWAHIIIKGDYPEGPQMPGLFGDVTESLSKAVQRLEKASEDKSLSGVILHIKGTSVGWAKLNELRQAILKVRKSDKKVYAWIESGMTKDYLIATACDQIVMPESASLILLGLRAEVSFYKNLFDWLDIKPDVLRVGEYKSAAEPYTRTDMSPAFREEMEAILDDYYRQIIEAISKSRGLSDEKVEAAINAGPYMAKDAKELGLIDHLAYEDQLPKLITGGDKNKDVKIIKKYAKKRLDTDFSGIAGLIKLMDLLAGIDSSQRIGSGPRVAVIYATGAIMSGSSSQGGLLGVHVLGSDTFIKAVNKAAGDDQVKAIVIRVDSPGGSALASDLMWRALEESGKPVVVSMGDVAASGGYYISMGAERIFAEPGTLTGSIGVVGGKLAVEGLYNKIGITTSVISRGKNSGTFSPMTGFSESERAAVTKLLYAVYKQFTEKAASGRKMKYDKLEKLARGRVYTGAMALKIGLVDELGTLDEAIEYARKLGKIPDGEKFEKMILPRPTSPFEQLFGTADTQSRQSVQLSNMLKLVSPELAQQLKKFDLINLLAREKTLTIMPFDLRVN from the coding sequence ATGTCACTGACTTTTCCGAACAAACGCTGGTTGCCACTCCTGCTGGTCTGGGGATGCTGTTTCTGTCTGGTTCAGAATGCCGTCTCTGCAGCGGAAGAAGAATCAAAGCCCATCCGCGAAAACTGGGCGCACATCATTATTAAAGGCGACTATCCCGAAGGCCCCCAGATGCCCGGTCTGTTTGGTGATGTGACCGAGTCGCTTTCCAAAGCCGTCCAGCGGCTGGAAAAGGCGTCCGAAGATAAATCCCTTTCCGGCGTGATTCTGCACATCAAAGGAACCTCCGTCGGCTGGGCTAAACTCAACGAACTCCGGCAGGCGATTCTCAAAGTCCGCAAAAGCGACAAGAAAGTTTACGCCTGGATCGAATCGGGGATGACCAAGGATTATCTGATCGCCACCGCCTGCGATCAGATCGTGATGCCTGAATCTGCTTCACTGATTCTGCTCGGTCTGCGGGCGGAAGTCAGCTTCTATAAGAATCTGTTCGACTGGCTGGATATTAAGCCGGACGTCTTACGGGTCGGCGAATACAAGTCTGCCGCGGAACCCTATACCCGCACCGACATGAGCCCTGCCTTCCGCGAAGAGATGGAAGCGATTCTGGATGACTACTATCGCCAGATCATCGAGGCGATTTCCAAATCCCGCGGCCTGTCTGATGAGAAGGTGGAAGCAGCCATCAATGCCGGTCCGTATATGGCCAAAGACGCGAAAGAGCTGGGACTGATCGATCACCTGGCTTACGAAGATCAGCTTCCGAAGCTGATCACCGGCGGAGACAAAAATAAAGACGTGAAGATCATCAAGAAATATGCAAAGAAACGACTCGACACCGATTTCTCCGGTATCGCGGGGCTGATCAAACTCATGGATCTGCTCGCCGGCATCGACTCCTCGCAGCGGATCGGTTCCGGTCCCCGGGTGGCCGTGATTTATGCGACCGGGGCGATCATGTCCGGCTCCAGTTCCCAGGGCGGACTGCTGGGCGTGCATGTACTCGGTTCAGATACGTTTATCAAAGCGGTCAACAAAGCAGCCGGCGATGACCAGGTGAAGGCGATTGTGATCCGGGTCGACAGCCCGGGTGGCAGTGCTCTGGCCAGCGACCTGATGTGGCGGGCTCTGGAAGAATCGGGGAAACCGGTTGTCGTCAGCATGGGAGATGTCGCCGCCAGTGGCGGGTATTATATCTCCATGGGGGCAGAGCGGATTTTCGCCGAGCCGGGAACGCTGACCGGTTCCATCGGTGTTGTTGGTGGCAAGCTGGCTGTAGAAGGCCTGTATAACAAGATCGGCATCACCACCAGTGTGATCTCTCGAGGTAAAAACAGCGGGACGTTCAGCCCGATGACTGGATTCTCAGAATCAGAGCGGGCCGCAGTCACCAAGCTGCTCTATGCGGTCTACAAGCAGTTTACCGAGAAAGCGGCCAGCGGACGGAAGATGAAATATGACAAGCTGGAAAAACTGGCTCGCGGTCGAGTTTATACCGGTGCGATGGCGCTCAAGATTGGCCTGGTGGATGAACTGGGAACACTCGACGAAGCCATTGAATATGCCCGCAAACTGGGCAAAATCCCCGACGGTGAAAAGTTCGAGAAAATGATTCTTCCCCGGCCCACCAGTCCGTTCGAGCAGCTCTTCGGAACCGCCGATACCCAGAGCCGTCAATCAGTCCAGCTGTCAAACATGCTGAAGCTGGTCTCTCCGGAACTGGCACAGCAGTTGAAAAAGTTCGATCTGATCAATCTGCTCGCAAGAGAGAAGACGTTGACTATCATGCCGTTCGATCTTCGCGTAAATTAA
- a CDS encoding pyridoxal phosphate-dependent aminotransferase: MSMQLSSTVQKLKPSATIAAAAKAKELKSTGVKVYEFTLGEPDFNTPVHICQAAKEAMDAGQTHYTPAAGTAEVKQAICDAYQRDYGLSFQPNQVVVSNGAKHSIHNVLTALCGPGDEVIIPTPYWVSYSALVELTGATPVMVETTEESGFCMNAEQFAAAITPKTKLMMLNNPCNPTGAAYPVETLEALAKVAVEKDIAVMSDEIYEKLIYEGSEFRSFASFGPDVAERTIIVSGVSKAYAMTGWRIGWAIAPAEVSAAMTKLQSQETSNPCSISQAATIAALSGPQDSVAAMLDAFKERRAYVLDRLRKFPEISFAEPGGAFYAFFNVSAHFNKPLGGGKVVKDSSEFCTALLEEAHVALVTGDAFGAPGYVRLSFATDMQTIEEGLNRIEQFLSPA, encoded by the coding sequence ATGTCGATGCAGCTCTCTTCTACTGTTCAGAAACTCAAACCCTCCGCAACAATTGCTGCTGCAGCGAAAGCCAAAGAACTGAAAAGCACCGGAGTGAAAGTCTACGAATTCACCCTGGGAGAACCGGACTTCAACACTCCGGTTCATATCTGTCAGGCTGCCAAGGAAGCGATGGATGCCGGTCAGACGCACTACACCCCCGCAGCGGGAACGGCTGAAGTCAAACAGGCGATCTGCGATGCTTACCAGCGTGACTACGGGTTGAGCTTTCAGCCGAACCAGGTCGTGGTCTCCAACGGCGCCAAGCACTCGATCCACAATGTCCTGACGGCCCTGTGTGGCCCCGGAGATGAAGTGATCATCCCGACCCCTTACTGGGTCAGCTACAGCGCGTTGGTCGAACTGACGGGTGCCACCCCGGTGATGGTAGAAACGACCGAAGAGAGCGGTTTCTGCATGAATGCAGAACAGTTTGCCGCCGCGATCACTCCCAAAACCAAACTGATGATGCTCAACAACCCCTGCAACCCGACGGGAGCGGCTTACCCGGTCGAGACACTGGAAGCCCTGGCCAAAGTCGCTGTGGAGAAAGATATCGCGGTCATGTCGGACGAGATCTACGAAAAGCTGATCTACGAAGGTTCCGAATTCCGCAGCTTTGCCTCTTTCGGTCCCGATGTGGCAGAACGCACGATTATCGTCAGCGGTGTCAGTAAAGCGTATGCGATGACCGGCTGGCGTATCGGCTGGGCGATTGCTCCCGCGGAAGTCTCCGCAGCGATGACGAAACTGCAGAGCCAGGAAACCTCGAATCCCTGCAGCATCAGCCAGGCCGCGACAATTGCCGCCCTGTCAGGACCGCAGGACAGTGTCGCCGCAATGCTGGATGCATTCAAAGAGCGACGGGCTTATGTGCTGGATCGGCTGCGGAAGTTTCCGGAGATCAGCTTCGCTGAGCCGGGCGGTGCGTTTTATGCATTCTTCAATGTGAGCGCCCACTTCAACAAACCGCTGGGGGGAGGCAAGGTTGTTAAAGACTCATCAGAGTTCTGTACCGCCCTGCTGGAAGAAGCCCATGTGGCACTGGTGACCGGTGACGCCTTCGGTGCTCCCGGTTATGTCCGACTTTCTTTCGCGACTGATATGCAGACGATTGAAGAAGGTTTGAACCGGATCGAGCAGTTCCTCTCGCCGGCATAA
- a CDS encoding right-handed parallel beta-helix repeat-containing protein: MNKLRVSLACFFLASQYLLASVSAAPDETEGNQTEGRTTIGGESEGSAIVGSVSSGVFRHDFTPANQVQRNDVPGYTSMKDVSYKDVPQGYIPYRMPDPRTMEVNEFIDNGAGYQPMPIDEFHPIFRLDKGVGGGVGYQNGYSNLGMLIPFTIRPEQSMLFLDLRAMVTDRGAGGVNLGAGWRAYSENLDKIFTVAGWYDYDDGHFQDYHQIGLSGEVIGKYLTTRVNGYFPINNNEVVISNNLNGGAYYQSNYIYLNRTRRSESSYGGVDAEVGGPLPILGKYGIDGYVGGYYYNSKNDQSASGAKFRAEANISDWWQMSVSYAKDSVFGSNAWMNVILTIPEGRSNKWMRPKTLQQRMYQPMNRNYRVVAHVKETINSELAINPDDGNPYIVQHINPDYGAAGNGTYETPFGSMAAYNASPPSATTDIIFVQDGDETNLDGQITLLDKGVGVTGQRLLSEAVQHTFNVLSDGSVSTLNLPGYNAAASRPTLTNLSGAGGFGGAVVVGQGSAWEVSGFNISGVRTGSATPHNDGIYSAGTNGFNINNNSFVLYNQGVNVTNSGSGIGIVADNTFSGDGTDSLRGVLITQNSGTLELSFQNNTTTNNLGPLVPPEGVGFEIIADAGSTIDGVGTASDGVTTLGITGNTANSNGTGMIIRSENGSTIETDFSNNTFSNNVNPNTGLHVYSSDSSTVTFRSFDTITATNNTGNGIAFDATSGGAISALSEDLDQDGVLDPGEDVNGDGVLNLGMTNINASNNTLDGFVATSDGTGGATNINLNIGNINSTTNIFNSNGQNGISLNTTNGGAITGSIINNTATGNTSDGLAMTLTSGSIDLTGYGSPSIGSNTFTGNTGNGMSITNNDGGTFTTALISSNDFSNNTGAGFFLGGTDMGAATTATNTLGSIDSNNFNRDTSGTSGILFDTSDVRTTATITRNTFIGRTGAGFGVGGTVAGTTTVPSAGGVTLTFGNLASIDNSEINTFQDNGDAHIGFVMEGNTTNQVDIDQHVFDTTTDTALSSDFSGQGVGFVLRDTATFTGTIQRSTFQNNAASGLYFSVTGNNGADFAQINNVVVGGATDYGNTFTGNGGSGLEVIRTANGVVNNFQILNNTTTSNTLDGFSLTAANANSIDTYTVNNNTITGNTQNGIDISVQADAGLQANMTLNTITGNGNAGIRTTEMVNSSSDQRNVSGAWTSNTITGNTGNGIELAAASNGLVIGDTVDSSLGNIIQGNGVDGVAITGAGTLTVARNYIAENGVAGVDMDLPGYNNVTISNNDITLNGGDGIELTNALSGTFDLTITGNVIDFNDLRGFDVLARPGSLGASSMNITFNDNIVNANREEGVYVVYTASNNQTQDVASTTALLADGNIFHDVYLRFDMDNNQILANGVDSGFETTGLVVRVGTTNASTSSTYDGGFASDGLGNFTNSGVIMSVTNSTLTGNFGSDVYFQSFTSTADPANTAGTWGATTDPTALTTFQSDPLARLDLNWSTNTTLATNVNNTGAFYNNADTFKSRLNTTSVPFDGPFTSTSRRRNAQRQAARINNLIDPGAGTFLYSGTGASTFRVDSTGDTGIFFLDGNPYTTTGDANGVYYPGSIVGELPYGWGQY, encoded by the coding sequence ATGAACAAATTACGTGTCAGCCTGGCCTGCTTCTTTTTAGCCTCTCAGTACCTACTGGCTTCGGTTTCAGCAGCACCTGATGAGACTGAAGGTAATCAAACTGAGGGACGGACTACCATAGGTGGTGAATCGGAAGGTTCCGCCATCGTGGGGAGTGTCTCTTCTGGAGTGTTCAGGCATGATTTCACTCCTGCAAACCAGGTTCAACGAAATGATGTACCAGGCTATACATCGATGAAAGATGTCAGCTACAAGGATGTGCCACAGGGATACATTCCTTACCGCATGCCTGATCCCCGCACCATGGAAGTCAATGAGTTCATTGATAATGGAGCCGGCTATCAGCCGATGCCCATCGATGAATTCCATCCGATTTTCCGCCTGGATAAAGGCGTGGGTGGCGGAGTCGGTTATCAAAATGGTTATTCCAATCTGGGAATGCTGATTCCGTTTACGATCCGTCCTGAGCAGAGCATGCTGTTTCTGGATCTCCGGGCCATGGTCACTGACCGCGGAGCCGGGGGTGTCAACCTCGGTGCTGGCTGGCGTGCCTACAGTGAAAATCTGGATAAGATCTTCACCGTCGCAGGCTGGTACGATTACGACGACGGCCACTTTCAGGACTATCACCAGATCGGCCTGAGTGGTGAAGTGATTGGTAAGTACCTGACGACACGCGTGAACGGTTACTTTCCCATTAACAACAATGAAGTTGTCATCTCCAACAATCTGAACGGTGGCGCCTATTACCAGTCAAACTACATCTACCTGAACCGGACCCGCCGATCTGAATCTTCCTACGGTGGTGTCGATGCAGAAGTTGGTGGACCGCTGCCAATTCTGGGTAAATACGGCATCGATGGTTATGTCGGCGGTTATTACTACAATTCGAAAAATGATCAGAGTGCTTCCGGGGCCAAGTTCCGGGCAGAAGCCAATATCAGTGACTGGTGGCAGATGAGCGTCAGTTACGCGAAGGACTCTGTCTTCGGTTCCAACGCCTGGATGAACGTCATTCTGACCATTCCAGAAGGCCGTTCCAACAAGTGGATGCGTCCCAAAACACTGCAGCAGCGTATGTACCAGCCTATGAATCGTAACTACCGGGTTGTGGCACACGTCAAAGAAACCATCAACAGCGAACTGGCGATCAATCCGGATGACGGAAATCCTTACATCGTCCAGCACATCAATCCGGACTACGGCGCTGCCGGGAATGGTACGTATGAAACACCATTCGGCTCTATGGCTGCTTATAACGCGTCTCCACCAAGTGCCACAACTGATATCATCTTTGTCCAGGATGGGGATGAAACCAACCTTGACGGCCAGATCACTCTGCTGGATAAAGGGGTCGGTGTTACCGGTCAACGTCTGTTGAGTGAAGCAGTTCAGCATACCTTTAATGTGTTGAGCGATGGTTCCGTATCCACTTTGAACCTGCCCGGTTATAACGCTGCTGCCAGCCGACCTACACTGACCAACCTCTCTGGAGCTGGTGGTTTTGGTGGAGCAGTGGTTGTGGGCCAGGGGAGCGCCTGGGAAGTTTCCGGTTTCAACATCAGTGGGGTCCGGACCGGGTCTGCAACGCCGCATAACGATGGTATCTACTCGGCAGGAACGAACGGGTTTAATATCAACAATAACTCGTTTGTACTCTACAATCAGGGGGTCAACGTAACCAATTCCGGCAGCGGAATTGGCATCGTGGCTGACAACACCTTCTCGGGCGATGGGACTGACTCACTTCGAGGTGTTCTCATCACCCAGAATTCGGGGACCCTGGAACTTTCCTTCCAGAACAATACCACGACCAACAACCTCGGTCCACTGGTGCCGCCTGAAGGGGTCGGTTTTGAAATTATTGCCGATGCAGGTAGTACCATTGATGGGGTCGGTACCGCATCTGATGGCGTGACAACTCTCGGAATCACCGGGAATACTGCCAACAGTAATGGTACCGGGATGATCATCAGGTCCGAGAATGGTTCTACGATCGAGACCGATTTCTCCAACAACACCTTCAGCAATAACGTGAATCCCAACACCGGTCTGCATGTCTATTCATCCGATTCCAGTACTGTTACCTTCCGTTCGTTCGATACGATTACAGCCACCAACAACACCGGCAATGGTATTGCCTTTGACGCCACCAGCGGCGGGGCCATCTCTGCTCTGTCTGAAGACCTCGATCAGGATGGCGTACTGGATCCAGGGGAAGATGTGAACGGAGATGGCGTGTTGAACCTGGGGATGACCAACATCAACGCCAGCAACAACACTCTGGATGGATTCGTGGCTACTTCCGATGGTACGGGGGGAGCGACAAATATCAATTTGAATATTGGTAATATCAATTCGACCACGAACATTTTCAACAGTAACGGTCAGAACGGGATCAGCCTCAATACCACGAACGGTGGGGCCATTACCGGCAGTATCATCAACAATACTGCCACCGGTAACACCTCGGATGGTCTGGCGATGACACTGACATCCGGTTCCATCGACCTGACGGGCTATGGATCTCCGTCTATCGGCAGCAACACCTTTACCGGCAATACCGGTAACGGGATGAGTATTACCAACAACGACGGTGGTACATTCACCACTGCCCTGATCTCCTCGAACGATTTCAGCAACAATACAGGAGCCGGCTTCTTTCTGGGAGGCACTGACATGGGGGCAGCCACAACTGCCACCAACACCCTGGGTAGTATCGATTCCAACAACTTCAACCGGGACACCTCAGGGACTTCCGGGATTCTGTTTGATACCAGCGATGTCCGCACAACAGCAACGATTACCAGAAACACCTTCATCGGTCGTACTGGAGCTGGATTTGGTGTCGGTGGTACTGTCGCAGGGACAACAACAGTTCCCAGTGCAGGTGGTGTGACTCTGACCTTCGGGAACCTGGCGTCGATCGACAATTCTGAAATCAATACCTTCCAGGATAACGGCGATGCCCATATTGGCTTCGTGATGGAAGGTAACACGACGAACCAGGTCGACATTGACCAGCATGTTTTCGACACGACAACGGATACCGCTCTGAGCTCTGATTTCAGTGGTCAGGGAGTCGGCTTTGTTCTCCGGGACACAGCTACATTTACCGGTACCATCCAGCGTTCTACCTTCCAGAACAACGCTGCCTCCGGCCTGTATTTCAGTGTCACGGGTAACAACGGAGCCGATTTTGCTCAAATCAATAACGTCGTCGTCGGCGGTGCGACGGACTATGGGAATACTTTCACCGGTAACGGTGGCAGTGGTCTCGAAGTCATTCGGACCGCCAATGGTGTAGTCAATAATTTCCAGATCCTGAACAACACCACAACCTCAAATACCCTGGACGGGTTCAGCCTGACGGCTGCCAATGCAAACAGTATCGATACCTATACAGTTAACAATAACACCATCACTGGTAATACCCAGAATGGTATCGATATCAGCGTTCAGGCAGATGCAGGCCTCCAGGCCAACATGACACTGAATACAATTACCGGGAACGGAAATGCTGGTATTCGGACCACGGAAATGGTCAATAGCTCTTCTGATCAACGGAATGTTTCTGGTGCCTGGACCTCGAATACGATTACTGGAAATACCGGGAATGGTATTGAACTGGCGGCCGCTTCGAATGGCTTAGTCATCGGTGATACTGTGGATTCTTCTCTGGGGAACATTATCCAGGGTAACGGAGTCGATGGTGTGGCAATTACCGGTGCGGGTACGCTGACTGTGGCACGTAACTACATCGCAGAGAACGGTGTTGCCGGTGTCGATATGGATCTGCCCGGTTACAATAACGTTACGATTTCCAACAACGATATTACTTTGAACGGCGGAGATGGTATCGAGCTGACCAATGCCCTGTCTGGTACTTTTGACCTGACAATCACAGGCAACGTGATCGACTTCAACGACCTGCGTGGTTTCGATGTTTTGGCCCGACCGGGTAGCCTGGGGGCATCCAGTATGAATATCACCTTCAACGACAACATTGTGAATGCCAACCGGGAGGAAGGTGTCTATGTGGTCTATACCGCATCGAACAACCAGACTCAGGATGTCGCTTCGACAACCGCCCTGCTGGCAGACGGCAATATCTTCCACGATGTCTACCTGCGGTTCGATATGGATAACAACCAGATCCTGGCCAACGGCGTTGACAGTGGATTCGAAACGACCGGTCTGGTGGTCCGAGTTGGTACGACCAACGCCAGCACCAGTTCAACCTATGATGGTGGCTTCGCCAGCGACGGTCTTGGAAACTTCACCAACTCTGGTGTGATCATGTCTGTCACCAACTCGACCCTCACGGGTAACTTCGGTTCGGATGTCTACTTCCAGTCATTCACCTCGACTGCAGACCCGGCTAACACTGCTGGTACCTGGGGGGCAACAACCGATCCGACAGCCCTTACGACCTTCCAGAGCGACCCACTCGCTCGCCTGGACTTGAACTGGTCTACCAACACAACCCTGGCAACTAACGTGAACAACACTGGTGCCTTCTACAACAATGCTGATACCTTTAAATCACGTCTGAATACAACCAGTGTTCCCTTCGATGGGCCATTTACTTCGACTTCACGTCGTCGTAATGCTCAACGTCAGGCTGCCCGTATCAATAACCTGATTGATCCTGGTGCAGGTACCTTCCTCTACTCCGGTACGGGAGCCAGTACCTTCCGTGTTGACAGCACAGGGGATACAGGCATCTTCTTCCTGGACGGGAATCCCTACACCACAACTGGCGATGCCAACGGTGTCTACTACCCCGGTTCGATTGTCGGCGAACTGCCTTACGGCTGGGGACAGTACTAA